The sequence below is a genomic window from Macaca fascicularis isolate 582-1 chromosome 3, T2T-MFA8v1.1.
GTTCACTGTGTAGGTCTCAACTGTTGTGAAGGGGAATGCCTGGCCAGTGGctatctcctcttcctcctcctcctcctcctcttcctcttcctcaaacTCAGGCTCCAGCTGGGTCTCAAACTCAGGCTCCAGCTGGGTCTCAAACTCAGTCTCCAACTGGGTCTCAAACTCGGGCTCCACCTTGGTCCCAAACTCGGGCTCCACCTCGGTCCCAAACTCTGTCACCACCTCTGTGTAGGTCTCAGTCTCCGACTCCTCCCAGCCAGCGGTGGTTGGGGGTACAAGGCCCCAGGGCTCTATGGTAGTGCTCAGGGtggtggcaggggcagggggcagCGTGGAAGGCACAGTGTGGGGGCCTAGGGTGGTGGTGGCGTTGAGGCGCCGCAGCCGCATCTGTGCCCGAAGCCGCAGACGGTGCTGTAGGCGCCGCTGCTGCAGGCGTCGCTGCTGGGGGGTCATAGGGCGCGATGGGTCTATGTGTGGGATAGGCCGATTCCCGTTCATGGCCATGATCTCCCGGATGCGCTTCCAGTTGGAGCGAGCCAGGATGAAGTTGCACTGAGTGGCCCCGATGTCATAGTCAACATTACAGGTCTTGGCACTCGGCGTGTAGCCCTCCGCGTGGGCTGTCACGCGGTACTCACCCGGGTTCAAGATTCGCCAGTAATCACCACCACTGGCTgcggagggaggagggaggacgATCCGGCTGCCCCAGAGCGCCCCTCCCAggcccccaccctcccactcAATCCTGCCCCTAGGCCCCGCCCTCCCCAGTCCTGCCCCTAGGCTTCGCCTCCCTGGTTCCGCCCCCAGGCTCCCCAGACTCTGCCTGCTCGCTGAGTTCCCCAAGCCCCCATCCTCTCTGGCAGGGTCCTCCCTCAGGAAGGTGGGGTAAAGAGGTGCACACTAGGTACCTGTCTTCACGCCGTGATTAATGCCACTCACAGAGATGGTGGCGTTGGCAATGGGGATGCCTTGCTCGTCCGTCACCACCCCCTTAATGCCGCGGTGCACCTGGGGAAGCAGGTGAGGGCTGTTGGTCCTGAGGAAGGTCCAATGTGGTCCGCTGCTCCCTCCCGCCCGTCCAGGAATCTCTGCAGCCTCCTCTCCCCAGGCAttgccctggccaccccacctgCTCCATGAAGGTGAGCAGCGCCTCCTTGTTGTTCTCCCACTCGCGGGGCAGCTCACTCTCATGAGGGAACTTGTCACAGCCCAGGTAGAAGGAGAGCTCCAGGCAGTTGGTATGCAGATAACTGAAGTCATTGATAGCTGGCCGGGGACAGACACAGACCCAAAGTCAGCCCCTCTCCGGATTAGGCCCCGCCCACAGCCCCTTCCAGGCTGACTCACTCCCGGACCGGGGGTTCCACTTGGCCCCGTTGACGATGCCCATGCCGCCGGTGTAGTCCTGGGCTTGGCAGCCTCCGCGATAGGGCTCGGTCAAGGTGAGGTGGGCGGAGGCGAAGGAGATGGCAAGCCAGCGGAAGATGGCGTGGTCTGGGGTCTCCTGGGCCTCAGAGACCTCATCCTCATCCTCTCCGCGGGCGGCTGCCATGGCTGCGGCCAGCAGCTGCTCCTGGGTAGGCGTGCGGGTCATGTCGTAGGGGTAGGATACTAGCCGCTCACCGCCGTTCAGATTTGCTCCCAGCACGAAGGGGTTCTTTTCCATCCAGGCAATGATGGCCCGGACCTCTGTGGATACCTGGAGTGGCCAGCACATGTGAAGCCAGGGCTGCAGCCTCTAGCCACCATCCCCAACCTAGTCCATCACCCTCCATGAAGCTTCACACCAGTGCTCGCACACTCCCCTGTCCCCCAACCCCCAGAGCCTCAGCGTCTGGAGCTCAGGCACCGTCAGCCCCACCCCCAAGCCCAGAACACCAGGACCCCAGGGTCCAGCtgctccctcctgccctctcaGCCAGGCTGCAGCCTCACCGTGGCATCTGGCGAAAGGTAGCGTTCAGGGATGGGCAAATTGTTGTTGGGGACCCGGTAGGGGACCCATTTCCTCTCCTCAGCTCCCCAGAGCACAGAGTTGAGATCCGGGAAATCTTCAAAGATGTCAAAACCCTCCTCGGTCCACAATCCCAGCGCCCAGTTCCCAAACTCTGAGCCCTGTCGAGAGCCAGCAGGGTAGGCATGGGCCACCCACACCCCCACAAGCCCTGGCTGCCTGGCTCCGGCCAGCCTCACCCCTCAACCCACCATCTGCGCTGCCACCTCGTAGCCATCAGGGTTCAGTGAGGGCACCAGGTGGATGCGTGTGTCCTGCACCAGGCTGCGCACACGCGGGTTCCCATCGCGGTACTCGCGGCACAGGTACTGcatgagcagcagcagcagctctcgGCCCAGCACCTCGTTGCCATGGATCCCAGCAGTGTAGCGGAACTCGGGCTCCCCTGCAAGGGCAGGAGCCTCAGTGAGCACTCAGTCTCCCAAGGCCCAGGGCAGCTGAGGAAGGACCCAGACCCACCTCACACCTGAGGGTCTGGGGGACAGCTGGGGCTCCTAGGGCCCTGTAAGACAAGCCTGAATCCCCAGAGGGGCTCCAGAACAGGCGGGAAGCGGTGAACTCTGCTCACCAGCAGCGCAGGCCAGCTGCTGGCCCCCACAGACTCTCACCCAGTTCATGCTCCCCAGGGTTGTCTGAGATCTCCATGGCATAGATCTTGAGGCCTCGCGagcttttgcccaggctgtaagTGCGGGTGATGGTGGGGCACTCCTCATTCACCACCTTCATGAGCTGGGGCAGAGGGGGAGGACATGGAATCAATCACGCAATCCGCCCCCTGCTGACCATGCCCCTTCCATCCACTTCCAGGGCTTGCTCTATGGCAAGGGACAGGCATGACCCCTTCAGGCAGCCCCCAGGTACTGGCCTCCTTACTAAGGTGAGGGACAGCCAGCGTCCCTGGAACCAGTAGGGACTGGGCCCTGTGACACCAGGCACACACTCCCCTGTCAGACAGACAggtcccacccccagccccaggatAGATGTTCCCAACCTGGCGCATGTCCTTGTAGCTGTGGTGCCGGAAATCCAGGTCATCGGTGGCCACCACCTCGTTCTGTGCATAGTAGCTGTAGACAGCTGCAAGGGAGGCGGGGTTGTCTTTAGCCGGGTGCCGGGTGGCCCACCCTAGCACCCCACCTCCCCTCCGAGCCCCTGCCAGCCCTCCACACTCACGGGCCACAGGGCACCCCAGCACCTCCAGGCGCATGCACAGGCTGCCATTCCAGGTGAGTGGGTAGATGCGGATGAAACGAGCCACCACCGGCTCTGGGAGCTCACTCAGCACGGGTGTGTCCTTGTCCACGTTCCCATGAAAGGTCTGGGGAGAGGCAGGCCTCAGAGCAGTACTGCCAACCCCTCTGAGAGCCCGCCCCCCGCCCAGACAATGGGAGCAGAGCCAGGAGCCTGGGCATGGTGCCCACCATTTCCTCATAGCCGTTGGTGTACATCACCCACGTCTGGCTGTCGTTGCTGAAGCCCACGAAGAAGGTGGTCACAAAATCGTCACTGTGGAGTGGACAGTGGTCACAGCAAGGATCCTCCCCTTCCCAGGCCCTCAGGTGGCCTGAGCCTCCCTCTTCTGAGTCCCAGGAATTGAAGAGCTAGCAGGGCGGTGGCGCACAGCCCAGGTGTTGAGCCTGGGTCCTGTGCCTGTCACATAGCCATGGGCAGGTGGTCTGTCCCTAAACTCATGTGCTCATCAGGACACAGGAGCTGACTGACCATGGCTGAGGAGTGGGGATGGGCAGGGTCAGCCCCTCACTGATCTTTTTGGCCTTCTTTGGCTGGGCCAAAGAAGGGCCCACTGGAATCTCCTTAATGGGACACAAAGCCATGCCTATGGAGCCACTCCCCCCTGCCAACTACCCATGAGCCTGGCCACGCACTGGATGCTGGAGTCTCGGCCCTGGGTGATGACGCCTGTGAACCGGGTAGTCCTCCTGGTGTCCACCTCTATCCACTGGGTCCTGGCATCGTCCTCGGCACACCATGCGCCATCATAGTAGTCGTCCTCGGTGGCACCGGCCTGTCCAGGGGGCAGGGGAGGCTGAGCATCGGCAGAGGAGTCCATCATCCCAGTTGGGAGATGGGCCCATCCCAATGCCCACCTGCATGTTGAGCCGGCCGCGCTGTGCCCCCAGGCCGTGGCGCAGCATGGAGGAGGCTCGGATCTGGTTGTCCTCGATACGGTGTGACTCCATCCCAATGGGGGGACACTCTGAGGACGCGTACCCCAGACTGGTGGCTCACTAGCTCCATCCTTCCCACCACCAAACCCAGAACCAAGGAGCCCAAAGCCCACTCCCGGCACATCGGGGACACGAGTCAGAGGGCAGCTCTGGTTGGCTGGTGGCTCCCTGGTGCCCTGCACCAGCCCACTTGGAATTGACTCAAAGCTAGGCCAGGAGCTGCTTCCAATCCCAGCCTGTGcttcccctccctgggcctcagctgccCCATCTGGAGAATGGGCTGACCATGCCCAGCTCTCAGGGGACACACGTGAAATCACAGAACTCCCCCAGGGCGCAGCTACAGATGGGGACCGTCTGCACAATGGCCCTGTAGGGACACCTGCGAAGGTAGCTGAGGTCCTCACTCCCCACCAAGGCCTCAGGTCCTCCCCCTACCATGCCCAGCCGCTAGGGGCCCTGGGGAGCTGCCACCCTCCTGAAGTAGGCCAGCCTGGGGTCCAGGGCTGGGGCAGCCAAGTGAGGCTGTCCTGGGCTCCCGGGGCCCCTCCGTTCTGGGTCCCAAGAATCTAAGAGTAGGAAAGGGTTTCAGGGGCCTGGGTCCTGTTTGTGGCCTTGGGCCAGTCACTTGTCCCAGCACCCCCATCCTGTGGCCCCCACCCTTACCCCCCTGGGCCCCCCACTTACTGACTTTCTCTGTAGGCGTCcactcctcctccacctcctcgcCCTTTCGGGGCTCTAGGGACAATGAAGGGAGGACATGGCACCAAGGGCCTGGGAGGCAATCAGGAGTCCAGATGTTGCCCCACAGGGACCCAGGCCCCGAGCCCCAGTCACACACCTTTATGGTCCTTGCCCTTCTCCACTGCCCACTTGTCGGTCTCCTCCTTGGGCCTGCCATCCTCCTTTTTGGGTTTCTCTGGAAGGTACAAGGTAGGAGGGCCCAGTCAGCCTGGCTCTGGGCTTTGGGGGCCACGTGGGATGGGTCAGGCAGGCCCCAGGTGGCCTTCAGGGCAGGCCTGGTGCAGGAAGTGCTTGGTCCCACTCACTCAGCTCCTCCTTCTCTTCGTCCGTCTGGCGCTCAGCATCGGGCTTCTGGGGTGGAGGAGGCCCAAAGTAATAGTCCACTGCGGGGAGGGAGAGCCAGCTGAGGCCGCCCTGACCCTGCTGCGGGGCCGCAGCTCCTGGGTCCACAGGAGCTCAGCAGGGCAGGACCACGCCAGAGGGGAGGAAGACGGGAGATGGGGGACAGCTGAGTGGGGAGAGAGGGTCCTGCAGGAGTCAGGAGCAGCCCGAGCTCAGGGGGCAGCTGGGCAAGACCCTGCTGAAGTCACCAGCCAGGTCTCCCAGGAGCATCTGGCCTGGTGAAAGGACTCGAGGCCCAGGGCATGGGAAAGGCCTGGAGGGACAACTGGCACCTGTGCCTGGGGTTGCAGGCTGGGGGGTGAGATGGGGGGACATTGGAGGCACTGATGGGGAACTGGGGGCAGGGAAGTGGCAATGCGCAGGCTGCCGCccaggagaaaagggaacctgaGGGCTCCAGAGATGCAGGGGCATGAGCAAGGGGGAGGTAAAAGCCCTCGAGCTCCCTGAAGAGAGTGGGGTGGTGGCCACGAGCCAGCAGGAAGCCAGAGCACCGGACTGGGAGGGCTGGAGCCCACATGGGTGAGAGGGCAGAGTGTGTGCCTAGGGACACTCCAGTGGGGGCCACAGCCAAGCAGGAACCAGGGAAGTGGCCAAGGAAAGACCAGCCTGAGGGCAGAGGAGACTGGGCAGCGGCTGGGGTGGGCACCCAGGGACAGCAGGGGCAGCGAGGTAACCACAGGCACAGGTGGGGTTGCAAGGTGGGTGAGTCGCCCCAGCTGGCTCCTGACCACACCCCCGACCCCCACCTGCCTATGTCCCTCAGACTCTGGGGTGCTGGGTACTCACTGTCATCATAATTAGGGATCACGTAGCCATCACCATAGTCAGGGGGCAGCAGGGGCAGAAGAGGCTTCACAGGGGGCTCTGGAGAGGCAGGTAGGTTAGGAGAGGGCCAGAGCACCCGTGGCCAGAGCACCCCCTCTCCTGCCCCCCATCCTACCAATCCTCTCCTCCGGGGCCGGCGCTGGGGCTGGGGCTTTCTCCTCAGGGGGCTCTGGCCAGACCCGCTCGGGCCTCCTCCTTCTGCTTGGGGGTGGCCTGGGCTGCTTCTGGCGCCGAATGTACTCAACTGAGGGGGAGGCCGGCTCTGAGTGGGGCCCAAGGCTGGGATGGGCCCATCCGCGCATCCCCCAGGCCAGGGGTCCGACCCAGGCGGGGCTGGCAGGGCCCTACTCACAGTCCTCATAGTCCTCCCTCTCGATCTGGTCATTGTAGTCCAGTGTGGGTAGCTCAGTCTCCTCCTCCGGCTCTGAGGGGAAAGCGCTGGTAGCTGCCTGACAACCCCACCCAGGCCCACTCTGGGGAAGCCCTCAGTCCGACCAGCCAGGGCAGCTGGCCCTGAGGCCAGGCAGACAACGGCCACTCACCAGGCTGGTGCTCCCGTGCCTCCACACGGGTCTCCTCTCCTGGATTCTGCCAGTTATTTGGGAGGGGCCCCCCTGCAACACAGGAGTTCCAGAAGCAGGTGGACGGGAGGCCTGCTCTGACCACTTTGGGAGCCTCAGGCCACCAGCCACCCACAGAGCCCACACACAGCCTGTGGACACCCTACTGAGGCCGAGCTCACTCCAAAGAGGACTGAGGTCCTCTGGCCTTCAGCATCCTGCTGGTATCTCATGGGGCCAGAAAGCTGGGCCCACCTTTTGGGGAACCTACTGTGCTGCTGGAGGCCCTACCACAAAGCCGCCCCCAGCAGGAGAAGGCAGGGGGGAACTCCATGGGCTCAGAGCCCAGGGACATCTGGGCAGGGACCTGAGGACAGAGGTCCCACCCACAAGGCTGCCAAGCCCTCTCCCTACCCAAAAGAGGCTACAGCACTGAGGGAGCCCACCAATCAAATTGTGAAATTTACAGCAAAAGTGAGGTCCCATCAGTGGGGAGCTGAAGGTCTATAGGAAACAGGGCTCCATAAACCTGCCTCCCACTCCCTGCCTCCACCAGAGCAGGCAGTCAGAGTCCCATCACCCCAGAGGAGCCGGGCACAAACCTCCCTCCTGGGGTAGCTCCtcggggccagggctggggggtGGGAGCAGTGGCCACTCCAGGGTTTCTGAGGGAGCCAGAGTGGGGGGCCTCTTCCCTGACGGGGGCTTCTTGGTGGCCTTGGGTGGCTTCTCCTTGGGCTTCTTGGTGGCCTTGGGTGGCTTCTCCTTGGGCTTCTTGGTGGCCTTAGGTGGCTTCTCCTTGGGCTTCTTGGTGGCCTTGGGtggcttctccttccccttcttggGCGGCTTGGGGGACCCCTCCAGGGACTCCTTGGGCACCTTGGGGCCTTTGtctttcttgcctttcttccCTTTGTCTTTGGTCTTTTCCGGAGGCACTGTCCAAGACGCAGACTCGTGTCAAATGAACAGAGCCAGCTCTGTGCCCCCATGAGGCCCCTCTCTAGATGCCCAGAACCTGGGCACAGGGACTCTTGTCAGTTCCCGGTGCGGATCAACAAActgagaggttaagtcacttgcccaagtgGCAAACTGGGATCCGGACCCGGGTTTTCTGTCTGCAAGTCTGGGTCTGTGATCACCAATCTCAATCTCTCTAAAGACTAAGCATAGGGTGCCCAGTTCCCAGGGGGAGGCCCTCATCCCCCCACCTGCCAAAACCTCAACAGGGGCTCCTTACTATCCACTCCACTATTCTGTGCTGGGCACAGAAGGGGCAGAGAGGTGACTGAGCCATTCAGGCCTGGAGGAGCATCTGGTCATCCCTGCCAACTGCCATACAAAGGAAGGGACATGGACCCAGGACCTTCCCCGGGTCTCCTACAGGGCAAGAAAAGCTTCAGAGGAAAGCACCTACTGTGCTGCTGGAGGCCCTACCACAAAGCCGCCCCCAGCAGGAGAAGGCAGGGGGGAACTCCATGGGCTCAGAGCCCAGGGATATCTGGGCAGGGACCTGGACTTGGCTGAGTATTGAAGCCCAAAGAAGAGGAAGTGGTCCCCTTTCGAGAAGTAAGGGATTTGGAATTGGTTAGAAGGATAGGGAGTCCTGGGCAGTTCAGGGATCACACACAGGACAGAAAGGACAGGTAGGGAGCTTGTGGCTGCTCACTCATTTCAGAGTCTGGGAGAGGGAGCCGGGACTGGTTGTGAGGATTCCCATGGGGAATCAGGACCCTAAGCAGGAGCTGCAAGTGCTGTTGAGAACCTGATGAGAGGTGGGGAGCATGAGGGAAGTTTGGCAGAAACACAGGAAAGCTATCCAATGCAGACAGCCAGGGGACACAGGGCTGCTAGAGTGGTTCCCCAGAGCCGGGAGAGCAAGCCTGGAAGGAGAACCAGAGGCAGGAGGGGCACAGGGAGCCCAGGGTGTGGGAAGCAGCCAGGAAAGATCTAGAGCTGGGGTGGCAGAGGAGGGGCTGCTGACATCAGGAATGTTGGATGGTGCCTTGGAATCTCCTGGGAGAGAAGGATCACAAGACCCTCTGCCACCTTCCAGAGGGCCACGATGAAAACAGCTAAGATTTACTGACAACCGATTATGCAAGAGGCCATGGGTTAAATGCTTCAGTGATGCATCACCTCATCTAATTCCAGTACTAATGCAGGACCACCCACTGCTCACCGCCACCTGAAGCCCTGTGGGAAAAGGGGTCTTCAACAACCTTCTCACCTACGTGAGTCCTCCTGGAGTAggaaggcaaaggcaggagggagggatgaCCTGAAGCTGTGCCACCAACAGGCAGAGTGGATCCATTAGTATGGCAGGGGGTGACACAGCACAGTCCCCTGTGGCTCAAGCCTAGTCCCTGTCGCATACTGGAGGAATGGGGATGAGCGACCTGTTCAACCACAGCACCAACCCTAGAGCCACCGGCCCCCAAAAGTGGCTCTGCCGCCCGGGTGCTGGATGTGCCTACAGGCCAGCGCTGACCTCGGCCTGGCACAGGGTCCCTCCAGGCATCTGGGCTCGCGTGCGCATTAGTAAGACAGCCATTCCTCCCCGGGCCGACTGGGGAGTGGCCAGACCCTGCCGAATCCCCCGGTTCCCACCTGAGATGCCAACCCCCCACGCCCCCGCCCTGCCCGGGGTTGTTACCTTCTGCGGCCGCCCCCGGCCGCGCCCCGGGCTTGCCCCCCGCCTGGGCTTTTCGGACCCGCGGGGTGGGCTCGGGAGGCGGCGGGGCCTCCATGTCGTCCTCCCGGGGCTCAGGTCCTAGCTCTGACAGGAAGCCCTCGAGGAACTCCTCGATCTCGTCGTCGGTCAGCACCGTCTGCGGGCGCCCTCCGGGGCACAGGGCCAGCAACGCCAAGAGGCAGCCGAGCAGGGGCGCCCCGCGCACGGCCGCCATGGTCGCGGCACGCGCGGGGGGCTCCGGGGAGGGCGCGGGGGGTCAAGGGCTCTGGGGGCTCTGGGAAAGGGCGGAGAGGGGATCGAGACTGGTGAGGGAATCCAGGAAGGGGCGGGAGAGACGATGGGGTGAGCAAGGCAATCCGGGAAAGGGCGGGAGAGTGGATTAGGGTGGGCGAGGGGACCCGGGAAGGGGGGTGCTAGGGGGCTCTGAGGCCGGAGGGGCTCAGGGGTGGTCGGGGCGCTCCGAGGCCCTGGCGGCGATAGGCGCTCCGGCCCCGCGTGGCGCACTGGCGCGCAAATAGCCGTCTCCAAAGCGCTGGCgggggccggggcgggggcgcCGGGGCTTCCGGAGCCGGCTCCCCACCCccggggaggagaaggaggaagagaaggaggagccGAGAGTGGACGGAG
It includes:
- the AEBP1 gene encoding adipocyte enhancer-binding protein 1 isoform X1, with the translated sequence MAAVRGAPLLGCLLALLALCPGGRPQTVLTDDEIEEFLEGFLSELGPEPREDDMEAPPPPEPTPRVRKAQAGGKPGARPGAAAEASGHPSLLPLPSYSRRTHVVPPEKTKDKGKKGKKDKGPKVPKESLEGSPKPPKKGKEKPPKATKKPKEKPPKATKKPKEKPPKATKKPKEKPPKATKKPPSGKRPPTLAPSETLEWPLLPPPSPGPEELPQEGGGPLPNNWQNPGEETRVEAREHQPEPEEETELPTLDYNDQIEREDYEDFEYIRRQKQPRPPPSRRRRPERVWPEPPEEKAPAPAPAPEERIEPPVKPLLPLLPPDYGDGYVIPNYDDMDYYFGPPPPQKPDAERQTDEEKEELKKPKKEDGRPKEETDKWAVEKGKDHKEPRKGEEVEEEWTPTEKVKCPPIGMESHRIEDNQIRASSMLRHGLGAQRGRLNMQAGATEDDYYDGAWCAEDDARTQWIEVDTRRTTRFTGVITQGRDSSIHDDFVTTFFVGFSNDSQTWVMYTNGYEEMTFHGNVDKDTPVLSELPEPVVARFIRIYPLTWNGSLCMRLEVLGCPVAPVYSYYAQNEVVATDDLDFRHHSYKDMRQLMKVVNEECPTITRTYSLGKSSRGLKIYAMEISDNPGEHELGEPEFRYTAGIHGNEVLGRELLLLLMQYLCREYRDGNPRVRSLVQDTRIHLVPSLNPDGYEVAAQMGSEFGNWALGLWTEEGFDIFEDFPDLNSVLWGAEERKWVPYRVPNNNLPIPERYLSPDATVSTEVRAIIAWMEKNPFVLGANLNGGERLVSYPYDMTRTPTQEQLLAAAMAAARGEDEDEVSEAQETPDHAIFRWLAISFASAHLTLTEPYRGGCQAQDYTGGMGIVNGAKWNPRSGTINDFSYLHTNCLELSFYLGCDKFPHESELPREWENNKEALLTFMEQVHRGIKGVVTDEQGIPIANATISVSGINHGVKTASGGDYWRILNPGEYRVTAHAEGYTPSAKTCNVDYDIGATQCNFILARSNWKRIREIMAMNGNRPIPHIDPSRPMTPQQRRLQQRRLQHRLRLRAQMRLRRLNATTTLGPHTVPSTLPPAPATTLSTTIEPWGLVPPTTAGWEESETETYTEVVTEFGTEVEPEFGTKVEPEFETQLETEFETQLEPEFETQLEPEFEEEEEEEEEEEEEIATGQAFPFTTVETYTVNFGDF
- the AEBP1 gene encoding adipocyte enhancer-binding protein 1 isoform X3, which encodes MAGPRRRPTSGQWRRARTIKSPERARRWRRSGRLQRKSAGATEDDYYDGAWCAEDDARTQWIEVDTRRTTRFTGVITQGRDSSIHDDFVTTFFVGFSNDSQTWVMYTNGYEEMTFHGNVDKDTPVLSELPEPVVARFIRIYPLTWNGSLCMRLEVLGCPVAPVYSYYAQNEVVATDDLDFRHHSYKDMRQLMKVVNEECPTITRTYSLGKSSRGLKIYAMEISDNPGEHELGEPEFRYTAGIHGNEVLGRELLLLLMQYLCREYRDGNPRVRSLVQDTRIHLVPSLNPDGYEVAAQMGSEFGNWALGLWTEEGFDIFEDFPDLNSVLWGAEERKWVPYRVPNNNLPIPERYLSPDATVSTEVRAIIAWMEKNPFVLGANLNGGERLVSYPYDMTRTPTQEQLLAAAMAAARGEDEDEVSEAQETPDHAIFRWLAISFASAHLTLTEPYRGGCQAQDYTGGMGIVNGAKWNPRSGTINDFSYLHTNCLELSFYLGCDKFPHESELPREWENNKEALLTFMEQVHRGIKGVVTDEQGIPIANATISVSGINHGVKTASGGDYWRILNPGEYRVTAHAEGYTPSAKTCNVDYDIGATQCNFILARSNWKRIREIMAMNGNRPIPHIDPSRPMTPQQRRLQQRRLQHRLRLRAQMRLRRLNATTTLGPHTVPSTLPPAPATTLSTTIEPWGLVPPTTAGWEESETETYTEVVTEFGTEVEPEFGTKVEPEFETQLETEFETQLEPEFETQLEPEFEEEEEEEEEEEEEIATGQAFPFTTVETYTVNFGDF
- the AEBP1 gene encoding adipocyte enhancer-binding protein 1 isoform X2, which produces MAAVRGAPLLGCLLALLALCPGGRPQTVLTDDEIEEFLEGFLSELGPEPREDDMEAPPPPEPTPRVRKAQAGGKPGARPGAAAEVPPEKTKDKGKKGKKDKGPKVPKESLEGSPKPPKKGKEKPPKATKKPKEKPPKATKKPKEKPPKATKKPKEKPPKATKKPPSGKRPPTLAPSETLEWPLLPPPSPGPEELPQEGGGPLPNNWQNPGEETRVEAREHQPEPEEETELPTLDYNDQIEREDYEDFEYIRRQKQPRPPPSRRRRPERVWPEPPEEKAPAPAPAPEERIEPPVKPLLPLLPPDYGDGYVIPNYDDMDYYFGPPPPQKPDAERQTDEEKEELKKPKKEDGRPKEETDKWAVEKGKDHKEPRKGEEVEEEWTPTEKVKCPPIGMESHRIEDNQIRASSMLRHGLGAQRGRLNMQAGATEDDYYDGAWCAEDDARTQWIEVDTRRTTRFTGVITQGRDSSIHDDFVTTFFVGFSNDSQTWVMYTNGYEEMTFHGNVDKDTPVLSELPEPVVARFIRIYPLTWNGSLCMRLEVLGCPVAPVYSYYAQNEVVATDDLDFRHHSYKDMRQLMKVVNEECPTITRTYSLGKSSRGLKIYAMEISDNPGEHELGEPEFRYTAGIHGNEVLGRELLLLLMQYLCREYRDGNPRVRSLVQDTRIHLVPSLNPDGYEVAAQMGSEFGNWALGLWTEEGFDIFEDFPDLNSVLWGAEERKWVPYRVPNNNLPIPERYLSPDATVSTEVRAIIAWMEKNPFVLGANLNGGERLVSYPYDMTRTPTQEQLLAAAMAAARGEDEDEVSEAQETPDHAIFRWLAISFASAHLTLTEPYRGGCQAQDYTGGMGIVNGAKWNPRSGTINDFSYLHTNCLELSFYLGCDKFPHESELPREWENNKEALLTFMEQVHRGIKGVVTDEQGIPIANATISVSGINHGVKTASGGDYWRILNPGEYRVTAHAEGYTPSAKTCNVDYDIGATQCNFILARSNWKRIREIMAMNGNRPIPHIDPSRPMTPQQRRLQQRRLQHRLRLRAQMRLRRLNATTTLGPHTVPSTLPPAPATTLSTTIEPWGLVPPTTAGWEESETETYTEVVTEFGTEVEPEFGTKVEPEFETQLETEFETQLEPEFETQLEPEFEEEEEEEEEEEEEIATGQAFPFTTVETYTVNFGDF